One genomic window of Polyodon spathula isolate WHYD16114869_AA chromosome 8, ASM1765450v1, whole genome shotgun sequence includes the following:
- the LOC121319957 gene encoding probable G protein-coupled receptor 85: MANYSHAGDHNILQNLSPLTTFLKLTSLGFIIGVGMVGNLLISILLVKDKTLHRAPYYFLLDLCGSDILRSAICFPFVFTSVKNGSSWTYGTLTCKVIAFLGVLSCFHTAFMLFCISVTRYLAIAHHRFYTKRLTFWTCLAVICMVWTLSVAMAFPPVLDVGTYSFIREEDQCTFQHRSFRANDSLGFMLLLALILLATQLVYLKLIFFVHDRRKMKPVQFVPAVSQNWTFHGPGASGQAAANWLAGFGRGPTPPTLLGIRQNTNTTGRRRLLILDEFKTEKRVSRMFYIMTFLFLTLWGPYLVACYWRVFARGPVVPGGYLTAAVWMSFAQAGVNPFICIFSNRELRRCFSTTLLYCRKSRLPREPYCVI; encoded by the coding sequence ATGGCGAACTATAGTCATGCGGGTGACCACAACATCTTGCAGAATCTTTCTCCTCTTACGACTTTTCTCAAACTGACTTCCCTTGGCTTCATCATTGGGGTTGGCATGGTTGGTAACCTCCTGATATCCATCTTATTGGTCAAAGACAAGACCTTGCACAGAGCTCCCTACTACTTTTTACTTGATCTTTGTGGTTCAGATATACTCAGATCCGCAATTTGTTTCCCATTTGTGTTCACTTCAGTTAAAAATGGTTCATCGTGGACATATGGAACACTTACGTGTAAAGTGATTGCCTTCCTGGGAGTTTTATCTTGCTTTCATACTGCCTTTATGCTGTTTTGCATCAGTGTGACTCGATACCTAGCCATAGCCCATCACCGATTCTATACGAAAAGGCTGACGTTTTGGACCTGCTTGGCTGTCATTTGTATGGTGTGGACTCTTTCCGTGGCTATGGCTTTTCCACCAGTCTTGGATGTGGGTACCTACTCCTTTATCAGAGAGGAAGACCAGTGCACTTTCCAACATCGCTCCTTCAGAGCCAACGACTCACTGGGATTTATGCTACTTCTAGCCCTAATACTTCTCGCCACCCAGCTTGTCTACCTCaagcttattttttttgtccatgaTCGCAGGAAGATGAAACCAGTCCAGTTTGTACCAGCCGTCAGCCAAAACTGGACTTTTCATGGTCCAGGAGCCAGTGGCCAGGCGGCTGCAAACTGGTTAGCTGGCTTTGGAAGAGGCCCTACTCCACCGACCCTGCTGGGAATAAGGCAAAACACCAATACAACAGGGAGAAGACGGCTCCTCATTTTGGatgaatttaaaactgaaaaaagggtTAGCAGGATGTTCTACATTATGACGTTTTTGTTTCTTACTTTGTGGGGCCCCTATCTTGTAGCATGCTATTGGAGAGTGTTTGCCAGGGGGCCCGTGGTGCCAGGGGGGTATCTGACAGCCGCAGTCTGGATGAGTTTTGCCCAGGCTGGAGTCAATCCAtttatctgcattttctccaaCAGAGAGTTGAGGCGCTGTTTCAGCACAACACTCCTTTACTGCAGAAAATCCAGGTTACCTAGGGAACCCTACTGTGTCATATGA